The following nucleotide sequence is from uncultured Draconibacterium sp..
TACCTACGAAGACATTATCAACAGTGGAAATCTGAATTTGATTTCGGATTATCAGTTAAAGGAGAAGATAAGTTCGTATTACACTTTTCTGAATGAGATAAAGAATGTGGAGCAGTTTCACCAAAAACATATGGATAATTACGGGTTTCCTGTTTTATACAAAACCGTCAATTTACTATCGCAGGAATTTGTAAATGAAGCAAGTTATCAATCTCTGGAATTTACCAATATGTATCTTGGCGTAATTTCCCTTATTCAACAAAACAATAATCACTACAGAAAAGCATTGGATAAAAACAGAGAACTTCAGGAGGCATTGCGCCATTCATTAAAATTGAAAGATTAAAATACCATGAAAAGAATTTTATCAATACTAATTATCGTTGTTAGTTTATGTGGCTGTGGAATATCTACTACCAAAATATCCAATCAGAAGGTTCTGAACAAGCTGGAAGATTTAATTGAAGTTTCCGACTTTTTCAAACTCAAAGAAACCTACAATCAGAATATTGATCAGCTTTCAGAAACACATAAACTATACTACAGCGCATTAATCAGCAATGTATTTAATAATGCAGAAGAATCGAATAAGGCCATTGATGAACTACTCGAAAAACACAGTGCCTCACTTACCGATACGATGCTTAACGAACTGTACAGTACAAAACTTTTAAACCATGTAAATCTGTACGAATATTCAGAGACCGCAAAAGCCAGTGAATTTATTCAAACCAATTTTGCAGCACTGAACGATTCATCAGAATTAGAAAACCTGCAAAATGAGATAAAAATCTGGGAGGCATTAAAGGATGTTCCCCCTCAGGAAATTGTTAAAACCGCTGATGCACTGATTCCCATGACCAGGGATAAAGTGGGTTTATTTAATATCGATGTAAGTTTTGGGAACTCAACCAAAAACCTGCTTTTTGATACCGGGGCCAACTTTTCGGTAATGGTTCGGTCGCTGGCAAAAAAACTGAATTTAGAAATAACGGAGGCCGATTTTTATGTAACTGCAGCAACCGGTTTACGCGTTAAAAGCGACATAGCAATTGCGCCCGAACTCACCATTGCCGGTATTACTTTTAAGAATGTTTTCTTTTTGGTACTCGACGACAAGGACCTTTCTTTTCCGCAAATCGATTATTATATAAATGGTGCAATTGGATTTCCGGTTATTGAAGCAATGGATGAAATTCGGGTAAGCAAAGACAACCAGATTTTTGTACCTCAAAATCCGGTGGAATATTCGTACAATAATTTTGCTTTGGATGGTTTGATGCCAATTATTGCTGCCGAATACAATGGCGATACTTTGCGCTTTAATTTTGATACAGGAGCCACAACCACATCCTTGTATCCACAATTTTATAAAGACTATAAAAACCAGGTTGAACGAAATTTTGAGAAGGAAAAATTTACAGCCGGAAGTGGCGGTGGTATTATTGAGTTTGAAGGTTATATAATCGACAAGCTGAATTTAAAGGTGGCAGACTCAGCGGCCCAAATTGACAGCGTTCGCCTGCACATTGAAGATATTGGAGGCAAGGAAAATAATTTCCACGGAAACTTTGGACAAGATTACATTAAACAGTTTGATGAAATGATAATCAGTTTTAAATATGCATCGGTAACCTTTAACTAGTAAAAAATGAAAGCAAGACAAAAAGCCGCAACTTTTCTTACGCAGCCGGCCGTAATTCTAACGTTTATTTCCATAATTCTTACGTTATCAATTGCCACCAGCAATTATGGCACTATCCTGGGATATGTAATCGTTTTAGTCACCGCCTGGGCGGTAAAATGGGACTGGTCGTTTTTTTCAATTCAAAAAAATCCATTGGCCAAAACAATTCTTAAAGCCGTTTTGTATACCATTCTCATCATAGTCGCCAACGACTTTCTTTTTCAACCCGTAATCGAATATTTTTATGGTGCTACCGATTTAAGCAACTTCGAAGGCTTAAAAGGAAACTGGCAAAACTATCTTGTTTTTTTGGCCATAATGTGGATTTTTGCCGCGTTTGGCGAGGAATTTTTATATCGCGGTTATATGCTTAAACAACTGGCCCGAATTTTTGGCAACAGTCAGTTGGCATGGGTAGCAGCAATTCTTATTTCATCTTTAGCATTTGGTTTTGCGCATTTGTACCAGGGAGCTTCGGGTATAATTACCACCGGATTTGTGGCACTGCTATTTAGTTCGATATTCTACAAAAACCAAAAAAACCTTTGGGTACTGGTTCTTACACATGGTTTTTATGACGTATTTGGTATTACGATGATTTTTCTTGATAAAGAACGTATCATTACCAACTGGGCACAGGAGCACATATTTTTCTTCCTGAGCTAGAAGCGTATCCATTTAATCCAAGCATACAATCTTCAATTATTTGTATAATTGTATGAAGCAAATATTGACTAAATGGAAATTACGTTCTTAAATGCAATCGAATTACTTGCCGGATTTCAGGCATTTCTGTTTGCCATTTACCTACTATTTAATAATGAAGGGAAAAAGTTAAGCAACTACTTTATCGCCATTTTTATCCTGTTGCTGGCCTATAATGTGTTGGATTTTTTTGCCGATTTCATTTTAAACCGCTGGTCGGAGAACATTACGACATTTTTACAACTCCTGATTTACCTGGCGGCACCGGCTTTGTATTTACACATAAAAACTTCGTTGTTCCCGGGCTACAATTTAAAGGGAAAGGACTTCTGGCATACCTTACCTTTCTTTTTACTTCTCGGCGTTGTTTTTTCCCTGCTTATTATTGAATACACCAAAGGAAGTGTGACGGAGGAAATTGAACGAATTGTTGGACTGTTTTTTTACGCCGTCTTGTATTTGCAGACTTTCCTGTATTTGTATTTTTCATACCGCCTTTTAAAAAAGCACAAAGAAATTTTCTTTGAAAACTATTCCAACACGAACACCAACAGATATGGTTATATATCAAATCTAATTCTTTTTGTTGCCGTGCTTTATTCCTTATCCATGGTAAATATAGTTACCCGGTGGGTATTTCATTTCGAGAGTTTTTCATTTATCTCGTACGTGGTAATAACAGCTGTTTTAATTCTGTTTTGCTGGCTTATCATCCTTGGATTACGATCGCCCGAACTTTTTATTGACGAGACCGAAGCCCAACCGCCAGCTCAAAAGTTAGTAAAGCAAAATGCCGGTAATTCAACATTAAAATCGGAGGATGAAAATAACAAGCAAGTTGAGCATGTTAATCAATATATGAAAGAAGAAGAACCGTTTTTGGATGCCTCGC
It contains:
- a CDS encoding aspartyl protease family protein; translated protein: MKRILSILIIVVSLCGCGISTTKISNQKVLNKLEDLIEVSDFFKLKETYNQNIDQLSETHKLYYSALISNVFNNAEESNKAIDELLEKHSASLTDTMLNELYSTKLLNHVNLYEYSETAKASEFIQTNFAALNDSSELENLQNEIKIWEALKDVPPQEIVKTADALIPMTRDKVGLFNIDVSFGNSTKNLLFDTGANFSVMVRSLAKKLNLEITEADFYVTAATGLRVKSDIAIAPELTIAGITFKNVFFLVLDDKDLSFPQIDYYINGAIGFPVIEAMDEIRVSKDNQIFVPQNPVEYSYNNFALDGLMPIIAAEYNGDTLRFNFDTGATTTSLYPQFYKDYKNQVERNFEKEKFTAGSGGGIIEFEGYIIDKLNLKVADSAAQIDSVRLHIEDIGGKENNFHGNFGQDYIKQFDEMIISFKYASVTFN
- a CDS encoding type II CAAX endopeptidase family protein, with amino-acid sequence MKARQKAATFLTQPAVILTFISIILTLSIATSNYGTILGYVIVLVTAWAVKWDWSFFSIQKNPLAKTILKAVLYTILIIVANDFLFQPVIEYFYGATDLSNFEGLKGNWQNYLVFLAIMWIFAAFGEEFLYRGYMLKQLARIFGNSQLAWVAAILISSLAFGFAHLYQGASGIITTGFVALLFSSIFYKNQKNLWVLVLTHGFYDVFGITMIFLDKERIITNWAQEHIFFFLS
- a CDS encoding helix-turn-helix domain-containing protein yields the protein MEITFLNAIELLAGFQAFLFAIYLLFNNEGKKLSNYFIAIFILLLAYNVLDFFADFILNRWSENITTFLQLLIYLAAPALYLHIKTSLFPGYNLKGKDFWHTLPFFLLLGVVFSLLIIEYTKGSVTEEIERIVGLFFYAVLYLQTFLYLYFSYRLLKKHKEIFFENYSNTNTNRYGYISNLILFVAVLYSLSMVNIVTRWVFHFESFSFISYVVITAVLILFCWLIILGLRSPELFIDETEAQPPAQKLVKQNAGNSTLKSEDENNKQVEHVNQYMKEEEPFLDASLTLQTLANGTGIPARELSILINHHLNKHFFDFVNEFRIEKAMELLTSPDRKDYTVLEILYEVGFNSKSSFNTAFKKHTGLTPTEYRRKRDVAVS